The following proteins are encoded in a genomic region of Deltaproteobacteria bacterium:
- a CDS encoding glycosyltransferase family 2 protein codes for MLLSIIIPVYNEKQTLESLVEKVHTVDLSSLGLDREVVVVDDCSQDGTSEVAQKLADEGKIRLIRHQENQGKGAALQTGFQGARGDLLLIQDADLEYDPEEYPKLLKPIVDGKADVVYGSRFMGGEPHRVLYFWHYLGNRFLTLLSNMVTNLNLTDMETCYKVFRSPVLKSITLEEKRFGFEPEVTAKIARLGCRIYEVGISYTGRTYTEGKKINWKDGIRALWCIFKYGILK; via the coding sequence ATGCTCTTATCCATAATCATTCCGGTTTATAATGAAAAGCAAACCTTAGAGTCTCTGGTGGAAAAGGTCCACACTGTGGATCTTTCCTCCCTGGGCCTGGACCGTGAGGTTGTTGTTGTTGACGACTGCTCTCAGGACGGGACCTCGGAGGTGGCTCAAAAGCTGGCCGATGAGGGGAAAATTCGGTTGATACGGCATCAGGAAAACCAAGGGAAGGGGGCGGCCTTGCAAACCGGATTTCAAGGGGCCCGGGGAGACCTCCTTTTGATCCAGGATGCCGACCTGGAGTATGATCCGGAAGAGTACCCTAAATTGTTAAAACCCATTGTTGACGGCAAGGCCGATGTGGTTTATGGATCCCGCTTTATGGGGGGCGAACCCCACCGGGTTCTCTATTTCTGGCATTATTTGGGAAACAGGTTTCTGACCCTTTTATCAAATATGGTGACCAATCTTAACCTGACCGATATGGAGACCTGCTACAAGGTATTCCGTTCGCCGGTGCTGAAATCGATTACTTTGGAGGAAAAACGGTTCGGTTTCGAGCCGGAGGTAACCGCCAAGATCGCCCGTTTAGGGTGCAGGATTTACGAAGTCGGCATTTCCTACACCGGCCGGACCTATACGGAAGGAAAAAAAATAAACTGGAAAGACGGTATCCGGGCTTTATGGTGCATTTTCAAATATGGTATTTTGAAGTGA